The Orrella daihaiensis genome contains the following window.
TGCCCGGCCCACGCCAGACATTTCCTAAAGACGCCATCGATGCGGCAGTCTATGAACTGGTCAAGCAATATCATGGGTCAGTCTCAGCCGAGCATGGTATTGGAACGCGCAAGAAACCATGGCTTGGTTATTCGCGTTCGCCTGCTGAAATTGAAGTGATGAAGGTCATTAAAAAGGCACTCGACCCCGGACAAATTTTGAACCGGGGCCGAGTGATTGATTTTTGAGGCAGTGGGTTGGGTTTAGTTCAACCGGGTCAGACCCCATGAAGTCGAGAAATCAAAATACACCACTTCTTTGGCATTCATGTCGATCTTGGACATCTCGATAGTCTGAATCGAGGGGTTGCCATGGGTGCGGAGGTAAAAGATTTTGTTTTTTAGGTCTGATACAGCTGACCAATAGGTGATTTCATAGCCACCACCACCACCGCCAAACCCACCGTCGCCAAGTGCGATCATGCCCGGTGGCAGGTCAAAGTTGTTCAGAAAATGAAATGCTGTGGCAACTTGCTTGTCCGTGGTGAGATTGGTGGGGGCGTTTTGTTTCATGAAAAATGCCCGAACAAACCTTGACGGTGAAGACATATCACCCGGCAGCCCGGTCATGCCATAGCCCGTGCTCCATGGACCAAGCACCGTGGTGCCGAGCTTGATTGAGCCAGGCTCTTTGGGCGAGAGTTTGGTGTAATTGCCCAGATTATTCAAATGCCAGTTGAAATGCGGGGCATTGGTAAGTACTGAGGTTGGGTTGTCAGAAATCTGTAACTCGCCACCGATGTATTCAATGACGATACTTTTGCCACTGGCGTCATGCAGGGTTAGATGTAGATCGACCACGCCTTTAAAGAGCTTCTGGGGGGAGCGATTGACTTTGATTTTTCTGAAGCCTTCGCGTGCCTCGTCTACCGTGGCAAAGTTGGTCAAGGCGTAGACCAGCATCTCATAGGAGGCAATCGATTGCCCTGATTCAGAAGGATCAACTTCCTGATACTCGGTAATGCCAGGCGCATACAACATGCCACCAGCCAGACCTTTTTCATTCAGACCATCAACCAGAATGGGCAACCCAAGTGCTGCCGATCCGATGGCTGCATACTTGCTGGTCCACTTCAGGCCAGTGCCTGGCTTGCCATCGACGCCGGTGCCTTCAAAGGCGATGTTGGGGGCGATTGCAATACCACGAGAGTCAATGTCAATGCCAAATTCAAGTGTGCGGCCGTAGACAAAGCCACCATCAGACCCAGGCAGCAGAAAACTGGTGCAGGCTTGCGAGACAGCTGGCCCCATCATCATGCAGGCCGCTAGTGCGCCAGCAATCCAGCGCTTATGCCAGGAAGTTGTCATGGTGATTCTCCTTCAAAAAACTGCCATATGAATTCATGGGGCAGTTTACCGGCAAAACCCCTAACTCCTATGATTCTACGTATTGTTTATTGCCCAAGAATTTCTTGTACACGGATCATGACCCATTGCCGTTCAGCATCGTTCATCTCAAGATTCAAGCTCGGCAAGCCTCGCTCAATACGCAGCAGGGCGTCAGACTCGGTGATACCCAGTTGCCAGACCTTATCTTTGACCTTCTCGGCCAATAGCTGTGACAGGTCCTCACACAGGTCATGACGGTCTTCCAGCCATTGCCTAGGCGGTGTGGGGCGTGCATGGCCGCTCGGTGTGTAGAGCGCCAGAAACGAGGCTGGAATTTGAATTTGGCGTTCAAATGACATCGGTCATGTCACCGGTGCTGGATTAAAGAGCGCGAGGCTGTTGTGAAGCTTCCAGTGCTCTGCCCAGGTTTGTTTGCCGCTTGCCACCTCCAGAATCAGGTGAAACAGTTCCCAACCCAATGACTCAATGGTCTGCTGGCCATCGGCTACCAACCCGGCGTTTACGTCCATAAGATCGTGCCAGCGTCTGGCCAGGTCGCTGCGAGTGGCGACTTTAATGACGGGGCATTGGGCTAGTCCGTAGGGCGTGCCGCGTCCAGTTGTAAAGATGTGCAGGTTCATACCAGCCGCAAGCTGCAATGTGCCACAGATAAAGTCACTGGCTGGTGATGCGTTAAAGATAAGCCCGCGCTGACCATTGAGCCTGTCGCCAGGCCCAAGCACGCCGGCAATTGGTGCAGTGCCGCTTTTGCTGATCGAGCCCATGGCTTTTTCCACGATATTCGACAGCCCCCCGCGTTTATTGCCAGGCGACGTATTGGCGCTGCGATCTACCCCGCCACGAGCGAGGTATTCATCAAACCATTGCATGTGCTCGATCAGTTTTTGCGCTACCCGTGGTGTGGTTGCGCGCGACGTTAACTGGGCAATCCCGTCGCGCACCTCGGTGACTTCGGAGAACATAACCGTGGCACCAGCACGCACCAGTAAGTCACTCGCAAACCCGAGCACCGGGTTGGCAGTGATCCCGGAAAACGCATCACTGCCGCCACATTGCATGCCAACCACGAGTTCACTGGCAGGCACGGTCTCTCGCTTTCTGGCATTGAGCCGTCGCAGGTGTTGCTCGGCTTGCAGCATGATGTGTTCAATCATGCTGTCAAACCCGATGTGTTCCTTGTCTTGTAGGCAAACCACATCAAGGTCACCCCAACGGGTATCGTTGATGGTGCCTAGTTGCTCGCGATGGATCTCAATGCTGCCCGCGGGCATCAGCCGCTCGGGTTGGAGCTTCTCGCAGCCCAAGCTCACGAGCATCACCTCCCCCCCAAAATTCGGATTCTGGGCCAGATGCCGTAATGTGCGAATCGGCACCTCCGAACCCGGGGCATCAATGGCCACGCCACAGCCGTAGGTGTGTTCAAGCGAAATGACATCATCCACATTCGGGAAGTTGGGTAACAATTTGTCCTTGATCCGTTTGACCGCAAACTCGATGACACCGGCTACGCATTGCACTGTTGAACTGATGGCCAAGATGTTGCGCGTACCAACGCTGCCGTCGGGATTACGAAACCCTTCGAAGGTATAGCCCTCAAGTGGTGGCGCACAGGCAGGCGTGGCAGTCGCTATCGGCAAATCATCTAAAGATGGTGGCTCAGGCAGTCTGAGACGGTTTTCGTGAATCCAGCTGCCAGCGGCAATGTCATCTTTGGCGTAACCAATGATGACGTTATAGCGCCGCACTGGCTGGCCCGCCGCCAGGTTCGCCAGTGCCACCTTGTGGCCTTGGGGGATTCTTTCTTGCAAGACAAGCCCGTCAGACAACTTGGTGCCGCTAGCTAAGCCACCGTCGTTGGCCACAACCGCGACATTGTCCGCAGGGTGCATTTGAATGATGACTGGCGATATCTGGCTGCCGTTATTCGGTTGGTCCATATGCTCTGGTAACTGTTTTACGATGCTATAAGCGTAGTGTGTCGCAACTCAATTGAACAGTCCTTTTATCGTTTTTCTGGGTCGTTTAACCATGTATTTGCCCAAGCATTTTGCTGCGCCATCGCAAGAGGCGATCGAGTCCCTGGTCAGAGACTATCCATTGGCTCAGGTTGTGGTTGCCGATACCGATGGGCAGTTGATTTGCAATCCAGTTCCACTGCTGTTGCGTGGCTGTCTGCAGACTGGATCTTGCTTGGTAGGACATGTGGCACGAGCCAATCCACTGTGGCGGCACGCCGGTGCTGCGCTTGCCATCTTTACTGGCCCGCAGGTTTACATCACGCCCAACGCCTATCCTGGTAAGGCTGAACATCATCGTGTGGTGCCGACCTATAACTATGCCACGGTGCAGGTGCGGGGACAGCTCGTGGCGCGTGACGAACCTGCTATCAAGCATGCGGTGGTCAATGAGTTGACGCAATTTGCTGAGCAAGATCAGCCTCACCCGTGGTCGGTGTCTGATGCGCCAGAGGACTACTTGGACGCAAGTTTGAAAGCCATCGTGGCCATTGAAATTCAGATTGAATCGGTCACCGCCAAGTTCAAGCTTAGTCAGAACCGCAACGCGGCAGATCGGGCAGGTGTGCAAAGTTATCTGGCGGGCGTTGACACGGATGGTGACGCAGCCGCCATGCTACAAATCATGCAAACCCTGCATCACGACAAACACTAAATTAACGAGGCAATCAACATGGATGACTCGCACTTACCGCCCGTCCTGCAAAACCTGTCCTTGCCGGTGATCGCATCACCCATGTTTACGATTAGTTACCCCGAGCTGGTGCTGGCACAGTGCAAAGCCGGCATTGTCGGCTCATTTCCTGCCTTAAATGCTCGACCGGCGCAAGTGCTGGATCAGTGGCTTACCGACATGAAGGCCGAGCTCGCGCAGTTCAAAGCCGACAATCCCAATAAGCCGGTTGGCCCAATTGCGGTGAACCAGATTGTGCATGACTCCAATGTGCGCCTGGCGCAAGATGTCCAGACCTGTGTCAAGCACGAGGTTCCCATTTTGATTACTTCGTTGCGTGCGCCAGTGCCGGAGATTATTGATGCGGTGCATGCCTACGGGGGCATTGTCTTGCACGACGTGATCAATATGAGGCATGCAGCCAAGGCGCTTGATGCTGGCGTAGACGGTCTTATCGTCGTGGCAGCTGGCGCGGGTGGTCATGCCGGCACGCAGTCGCCATTTGCCTTGGTTGGGGAGTTACGACGCCACTATCAGGGACCCGTGATTCTGTCGGGCGCCATCAGCACCGGTGCAGCCGTGCTGGCTGCCCAAGCCATGGGTGCAGACCTGGCCTACATCGGCACCCGATTTATTGCCAGTACCGAGGCCAATGCTGTTCAGGACTACAAAGATGCGATTGTTCGTGCGAGTGCCTCTGACATCATTTATACCGATCTCTTTACCGGTGTGCGTGGTAACTACATCCGCGAGAGCATAGAAAAAGCGGGTCTTGATCCAGATAACTTGCCTACAGACAAGCAGGACATGAACTTCTCGTCGGGCACCTCCAAACCCAAAAGCTGGAAAGACATCTGGGGTGCCGGTCAAGGAGTCGGGCAGGTTGATGACATCGTGTCGGTGGGCGAGATCGTGGACCGTCTGAAACGTGAGTATGAGGCGGCGCGCGCCCGGATCGCTTAATCTGATTTGCGACCGATCGCTTGCACGCTGATTCGAGTCTCATTGCCCTGGCGACGAATGCTATTGCGCCACGCATGTCCGTAGGCGATTTCCAAGGTCAGGGTGAGTTTGTTAGCCTGACGTTTGGACTCAAGCGCATCGATTAAGTGTTCTCGCCAAACTCGCGAAGCCAAGCTGGCTTTGCGCTGCGGGTTCGGATTGCCACCGAGGGCATATGCATCCGCTAGCAAGGCACCTGCATGGTCATAGGTCAGCGTGATGGTTTCCTGATCCATGACTGGATCTGCAAACCCGTGCTCTACCATCAGGTCCCCGAGGTCGTGCATGTCAACGAGCGGCAGGGTTGCGGTTTGTAGTCCAGCCGCTGTGATGGCTTCGCGTAATTCCTTTCCTGTGGCAGGCCCCCAAACCGTAAAAAATGCCAAACCATTCGGTCGCAACAAACGAGACCATTCACGCAGCACGTGGTGTGGTTCCGGATGCCAGTGCATGGCAAGGTTTGACCAGATCAAGTCGATCGATTCAGGGGCCAGTTGAGTGCGGTCTAGCTCAGCGTTAATCAGCTCAATGGCCGGCTTACGTCCCATAGAGCCCAGAAACCTTTGCCAAATCGATTCTTTGAGGGCTTGTCTGGCCAGCGTTAGTAGTCTTTGGTTGTGATCTAGTCCAAGGATGGTTGCCTGCGGGTAGCGTTGCCGAAGTGCCGCGAACCGTCTGCCTGCACCACAGCCAGCATCCAGAATCACTGTTGGTTCAAGCCGGATCAGCGCTAGGCGATCAAGCATGCGAGCGGCAATTTCACCGTATAAAAACTCGGCGCACTCAAGATCACCGCGACGGTCAAACTGTTGCTTGACATGTCTAGGCTCAATGGCAAGGCGCTCTAGGTGTGATGAGTTTGTCATGCTGCAAATTTAACCATGGCTAGTCGTTGCAAAATGTTGGTTGTATGAAATCTTCATTTGTTTCTCGTTTGCTCAGGCGCCTGCCTAGCCGTTGCCCTTTGTGCCAGATGGCAGCCCACGGCGGTTTGTTGTGCGCGGGATGCGAGGCAGACACGTTTGGTGCGCGCCAACGACGCTCGCTGTGCCGAACATGCGGCGTTTGCGCGACGCAATCCGGGCTTTGCAGCAACTGTGAACATGGTAGCGTGCTCGACGCCGTCGTGTGTGCGATTGACTACCAGTTCAGTGGGCAGTTGTTGATCCAGCTGTATAAAGAGGGCAAACAACTCACACTGGCCCGACTTTTAAGCGACTTGATGGTTCGAGCGGCGCAGCCATTGCTTCAGACCTACCAACTCGATGCCTGGGTGCCCATACCAGCTAGTGCGGCACGCTTGAAACACACAGGATTTAGCCCAGCGCAACAGCTGGCGCGTCTGGTGGCCTCAGCGACAAACATACCTTGTCGTCTGGACTGGCTCACCCAGCGTCATGATGGTCCTGCGCAAAAGACGCTCAATCGCAGAGAACGGTCCCTGTCAGTGCGGGGTCGATACGTGGCTCATCCGGCTGTGGCCGGTCGGCCTATTGGTGTGATCGATGATGTAGTCACCACCACCAGCACAGCAGTTGAAGTCGCGCGTGTAGCCAAAGCAGCTGGTGCCAGACAAGTGGTGGTGTTGGCTGCTGCGCGCACACCACAGCGGGCTTGAATCTGGCACAATCTCGCGCATGTTTCATGTCATTCTTGTCGAACCTGAAATCCCGCCTAATACGGGTAATGCGATCAGGCTATGTGCCAATGTGGGCGCACAGCTGCATTTAGTACGCCCTTTGGGCTTTGAGATTGATGATCGTCGGTTGCGGCGTGCAGGGCTTGATTACCATGAGTGGCAGCCCCTGAAGATACATGACACATTGGCGCACGCGTTGGCTGCGACCGGTACACCGAGTGACCGGCAATTCGCCATGACAACGCGCGGCAAGCGATTGATTGGTGAAATCACGTTTGAGCCCGGTGATGTGTTTGTATTTGGCCGCGAGACGGCCGGGTTGTCCGAGGCGCAGCGCCAACTGTTCGCGCCTGAGCAGTGGATTCGGCTACCCATGCGTGACGGCCAGCGCAGCTTGAATCTTTCCAACACAGTAGCCGTGGTGGTGTATGAGGCTTGGCGCCAGCAGGGCTATACAGGCGGGCAGTAGCCGCCATCAGATCATTCTTCGGTTGCTGAACGCGCCATCAATCGATGCACGGCATGAGCTGCTGTAACGCCCCCGAAAAGCGTATCGCAAACGGCTTCGGTGATAGGCATGGGGACGTTCATTGCTCGGGCGCGCGCCAGTACCGCTTGGGCGCATCGCGCGCCTTCTGCTGTCATGCCGCCAGCCAGAATATCAACCAATGATTCGCCCTGGCCAACGCGAAGTCCAACTTGCCGGTTGCGCGATAAGTCACCTGTGGCAGTCAGCACCAGATCACCTAGGCCAGTCAACCCAGAAAACGTCCCAGGCAAAGCGCCAAGCGCTACCCCAAACCGGGTCATTTCCGCCAAGCCGCGGGTAATGAGCGCCGCTCTGGCGTTATTGCCAAGCCCAAGTCCGTCTGAAATGCCACAGGCAATTGCCATGACATTTTTAAGGGCGCCACCGACTTCGACCCCCATCAGGTCTGACGAACTGTAGATGCGCATGTGCTCCGAATGAAACACAGAGGTAACCAGTGCGCGCAAGCTTGGGCTATCGCTTGCGACAGTTAATGCAACCGGTAGCCCGAGCGCAACTTCCTTTGCAAATGAAGGACCCGAGAGTACCCCGGTGGCTAGCTCGCGAGTGTTCATGGATGCAGCAACTAGCTCGTGTGGCAGCTTGCCTGAGTCAGCCGTTAGCCCTTTGCATAACCAGACAATGTCGGTGATATTGAGCCCTGCGCTTAGGCGCTGTTGAATCAGCTCGCAGATCTCAGGTAACCCCACCATGGGAGTGCCTAGCACTAGCAAGCCAGGCCCCTGATGTTGTGAGACGTGTTCGAGCGCTTGGTGAAAGTCACTCGAGTACTGCAATGCACTTGGCAACTCAATGCCAGGCAAGTGCTCGCTGTTGATTCGAGTTTGTGCCATGGCGGTGATGACGCTTGGCCGACGCCCCCAAAGAATGACTTCGGCGTGGCGGCAGGCAGCCGCCGCAATGGCGGTTCCCCATGCACCAGCACCCAGTACAGTGACGTGCGGGCGCAAAGGTGTATGCATGGGGTTTAGGGCTAATTAGCGTTTATTGGCGTGTGGCACCAGCGGGCAAGATGATGCCCGAGCTATCCTCAGCTTTGCCATTGGGCAGGTTGCCTTCGCCTTGTTGTGCGCCTTCGGCCTGGCGTTGCTGATACAGCGCCTGGAAGTTCACGTCAGTCAGGTGCAATGGTGGCAGTGTCGTACGGGTGATCGCATCAGCCACGTTTGCGCGCAGATATGGGTAAAGCATGGTTGGGCAAACAATACCCAAGAGCGCATCAATTTGCTCATCTGGAATGTTGGCCAGTTCAAATACACCACCTTGGGTGGCTTCTACCAGATAGACCACTTTGTCTTCTATTTTGGTGGTGACAGTTACTGTGACTGTCGATTCAAACATGGTTTCAGCCAAGCGCTGAGCACCGATGCCGATGTTGACTTCGACATTTGGGGCTTGCTGCTCAAGAAATACGTGAGGTGCGTTGGGCACCTCAAGCGACAAATCTTTCAGGTAGGCACGTTGTAGGTTAAAGGTAGGGTTATCGTTGTTTGTCGCAGTATTCTCGTCAGCCATAAAAATTCCAGTTGTGTGTCATCAGGTTTGGGCAGCGCAATCAGTCGCTGCCTTCTAGCAGCGGTAGCAGTCCGCCGGCGCGGTCAAGTGCTGCAAGGTCATCATAACCGCCCACGTGGGTGTCACCGATGAAGATCTGTGGGACAGTGCGACGGTTGGTGCGCGACATCATGGCCTCGCGCTGTGCGGGGTCGGTGTCGATGCGGATTTTTTCTATTTCTGTGACGCCGCGTTGACCCAACAGGGCTTCCGCACGTGTGCAGTATGGGCAAAATCCTGTGCTGTACATCACGACTTTTTTCACGCGTTGCCTCCGATGGATGTGTGGGTTAATGAGCGTCGTGGATTCACTTCTTTTTAGTGGAAGTTGGCAGACCGGCTTGCAACCAGGCATTTAGACCGCCTTCGATCACCATCACGCGTTCAAGCCCGGCTTTGCGTAGACGGGCTGCGCCACCGACGGCTATCTGACCACGGTCGCAGGTCACTAAAATCGGCTTGTCTTTGGGTAGCTTGGCGGCCTTGTCCGCAATCTCGGCTAGCGGGATGTTGCGTGAATGGGGAATGTGACCGTTCTGAAAGCTCGCCAACGGACGCACATCGACCACGACAGCATCCTCATGATTAATTAGTTGTACGGCTTGTGTCGTGCTGACACTGCCGCCGGCCCGGCCACGCTGAATGACAGGCCACAACAGCATCAGTCCAGAGGACAGGGCAATGCCCAAGAGCATCAAATTGTCTGTTTTTAAGAAGAAATCCACGGTTTTTTCGCTTTGCAGGTTGAGCGTCCCGGCAGGACAATGCTGCTGATTATAAAATGACTGTTCCATGATCCATGAAACAACTGACACTATGTATAAGCTTGTCCTGATGCGCCATGGCGAGAGCCAGTGGAATTTAGAGAACCGGTTTACCGGATGGACCGATGTAGACCTCACCGAAACAGGGCGCCAACAGGCCTGGGAGGCGGGGCAGTTGCTCAAAGAAAAAGGCTATACCTTTGATCTAGCCTATACCTCGGTACTAAAGCGCGCTATTCGGACCTTGTGGTTAACGCTGGATGCGCTCGACCAGATGTACCTTCCGGTGCATAACAATTGGCGGCTTAACGAGCGTCATTACGGTAATTTGCAAGGCTTGAACAAGGCAGAGACAGCCGCTAAGTTTGGTGATGAGCAGGTGTTGATCTGGCGCCGCGCGTACGCTATTGCGCCAGACCCCCTCGATTTGCAGGATCCGCGCCATCCCCGCTTTGACCCGCGCTATGCCAAGTTGACCCCTGAGCAATTGCCGGCGACCGAATGCCTCAAAGATACGGTTGATCGGGTACTGCCGTTTTGGGATGATTCAATCGCGCCGGCGATACGCTCTGGACGGCGAGTGTTGATTTCAGCGCATGGCAATAGTCTGCGCGCCTTGATCAAACATCTGGATAATGTGTCAGACGAAGATATCATCGCGCTCAATATTCCTACGGGGCAGCCCTTGGTTTATGAGCTCGATGAGAATCTGAAACCGGTTAAGCATTACTACCTGGCTGACCCAGCCGTCATCGAAGCCGCCATGGCTGCCGTGGCTGCTCAGGGTAAAGCCAAGAAGGACTGACATGACGGGGCCAGCGCACCGAGTCGCGCTGGCGCTAGCCATCGTGGCAGCGTCATTGGGGCCTGCCTTGGGTCAACCGGCCATTGAGTCGTTGGAGCAAGACCAAGCTGCGGCGCTGCAGGCCAAGCAGGACCTACAGGCGCGCATCAAATCGGTGCAAGAGCAACTCGAGCGCAGGAACAAAGAGTTTCGGCGCGCCTCAGATCAGCTGCGACAGTCTGAATTGGCTATTTCTGATGCCACCAGGCGCCTGAAGGATTTGCAGGCAGCCATTGCGCGTGGTGAGCAAGCGCTAGAGACATTGACCAAGAAAATCGCGCAGACAAACGCTGACCTCGACCGTGATCGGTCAGCGCTCGCTAGCCAGCTGCGTGCTCAGCACAGCAGCAACTTGTCGCCATGGAGTGCCTTGTTGGCTGGCAAAGACCCTCAGTCGCTTGGCAAAGAGCTCGGTTACCTCTCGTTTGTCGCTGATGCCCGAGTTAAAACCATTGAGCGCTTAAACAAGGGCGTTGCGGAACTTTCTGCATTGCAGGCCACTCAAACTGAACAGCAACAATTGCTTGCCAAGCAGCAGCAAGAAGTTCAAGCTGAACAAACGGTTTTGCGCAGAGAGCGCCAAGCAAGAGCGGATTTGCTGGCCAAGCTTGAAGGGTCAATTGCGGTTGAGCGGGCCGAGCGGGACAAACTGGTTCAAGATGAGAAACAGTTAACGGCACTGATCGAAGGGTTGGGTCAGCAAATTGCCAAATTCCAAGCCGATGCGCAGCACGCCAACGCCATCCGTCAGGAGATCCTAGAGGCTTTGCCGCAAGGTGAGGGCTTAAAGCGTGGAATTTCCATGCCAATCAAAGGGGCAATCTTGGCCCGCTATGGCAGCAGCCGGCCCGACGGGGGCGATTGGCGTGGGGTTTTGATCGATGCCAAGCCAGGCACGCCTGTGAAGGCCGTGGCAGCAGGTACTGTTGTGTATGCGACCTGGTTGCGTGGTTTCGGGAACTTGATTATTGTGGACCACGCAGACGAATTTTTAACGGTGTATGCCTATAACCAGAGCTTGCTTAAAGAGGTGGGCGATACCGTCAAGGCAGGTGATGTGATTGCCAACGCGGGTAATACGGGGGGGCAGCTTGATTCAGCCCTATACTTTGAAGTCCGGCATAGGGGTAAGCCATTGGATCCCATGCTGTATTTCAAGCGCTGACAATTTAAAGTAAAGAGCTAGCAGTCAGACCGCTAAAAAACAGGACAAAGACATGAGCAGTCGCAAACTACGCACAATCGGCTTGTTATGTACCGGCTTGGTAGCAGGGCTGTTGCTAAGCATTGGCATTTCAGCGGTCGCCCAACGCGCCAGCACTCCTTTGCCCTTAGACGAGTTGCGCCAGTTCTCCAACGTCTTTGCAGCCATCAAGGAGAACTATGTCGAAGAGGTCACCGATGACAAGCTCATCAGCGGCGCCATTTCTGGCATGTTGACCGATCTCGATCCGCACTCGGCTTACCTTGATGCTGAGGCGTTCAAAGAAATGCGTACCTCAACACAAGGTCAGTTTGGTGGTTTGGGTATTGAAATCGGCTCCGAAGATGGGTTTGTCAAAGTCATTTCACCAATTGAAGACACGCCGGCTGAGCGCGCCGGAATGCAAGCCGGTGATCTGATCATCAAAGTCGATGACACGTCAACCAAGGGGATGAGCCTGACCGATGCGGTGAAGTTGATGCGCGGACCGGTCAAGACGCCCGTGACGTTAACGGTGGTGCGCCAGGGGCAGGACAAGCCGGTAGTAGTCGACTTGGTGCGCGACATCATCAAAGTGCGTAGTGTGCGTAGTAAAACCGTCGACGATGACATTGGTTACGTCCGTATTTCACAGTTCCAGGAGCGAACTGGTAGTGATTTGGCCAAGCACCTGAGCCAACTCGATGACAAGGGTGTGCCCAAAGCTTTGATTCTGGATCTGCGCAATGACCCAGGTGGCTTGTTAACTGGTGCGATTGGTGTGTCGGCTGCGTTTTTACCGGCAGACAAACTGGTGGTGTCAACCGATGGACGGGCAGCTGATGCGCGTCGCAAATACTTGGCCAATCCGGTTGATTACGCCCGTGGCGAGGCTGATTACCTGGCCGGGTTGCCGGATTGGGTGAAGACGGTACCCATGGTGGTGTTGGTCAATGCGGGTTCAGCCTCAGCCTCTGAAATCGTGGCTGGTGCGCTGCAGGACTATAAGCGTGCAACCATCATGGGCAACCAGACGTTTGGCAAGGGTTCTGTTCAGGTTATTTTGCCGATCTCGCATGAGACCGCCATCAAACTCACGACATCGCGCTACTACACGCCTAATGGTCGATCTATCCAGGCCGAAGGCATAGAGCCCGACATTATCGTGACGGATACACCAGTTGGTAACTTGTTCTCGGTTATGCGTGAAGCTGACCTGAACAAACATCTGGAGAACGGGCAAGCCAAGAAATCCAAAGAGGATCAGTCAGACACGCAAACGCCTGAGGCCAGCAGTGAAGATGCCAACAAAGAGCAGCCCAAGCCGTTCAGGTTTGGTGAGGATGGCGACTTCCAGTTGCAACAGGCCATTAACTTCTTGCGTGGTAAGCCGGTTGACAATGGCCCGGTCGACAACCTGAAGACGGCTCAGAAGAAGTAAGCGGATTGCTCTAAAGATGCGCGATGACGAGCTGCTTCGCTATGGGCGGCACATTCTGCTTGATGAGATCGGTATCGAAGGCCAGCAAGCTTTGCTTGCCAGCAAGGTGCTGATCATCGGTGCGGGTGGTCTGGGCTCCCCGGTTTGTCTCTACCTGGCTTCGGCTGGGGTTGGTGAGATTCGCGTGGCCGACAATGACACGGTGGAGCTTAGCAATCTGCAGCGCCAAATCATGCACAGCAGTGATCGGCTCGGTAGCCTGAAGGTCGAATCAGCGCAAGTTGCCATCAATCAAATCAACCCAAACACCCGTGTCGTGCCGCTGGCTATTCGACTAGAGGGCGAGGACTTGCTTGAGCAGGTCACGGCGGTGGATCTTGTGCTTGATTGCTGTGACAATTTTCAAACGCGTCATGCCGTTAACCGGGCATGCGTTCAGGCTGGCAAGCCCCTGGTCTCTGGTGCGGCTATCCGGTTTGATGGGCAGGTATGTGTGTATGACACGCGTGATCACCTCAGTCCGTGCTATCACTGCTTGTTTCCTGAGGCCGATGACGTCAGCCCGGTCAATTGTGCAACCATGGGCGTGTTTGCCCCACTGGTTGGGGTTATCGGTAGTTTGCAGGCTGCTGAAGCGATTAAAGTGCTGGCCAACATCGGCAAGCCCTTGAAAGGACGCCTGGTGATGTTTGATGGCCGTTCGGCACAT
Protein-coding sequences here:
- a CDS encoding linear amide C-N hydrolase, which produces MTTSWHKRWIAGALAACMMMGPAVSQACTSFLLPGSDGGFVYGRTLEFGIDIDSRGIAIAPNIAFEGTGVDGKPGTGLKWTSKYAAIGSAALGLPILVDGLNEKGLAGGMLYAPGITEYQEVDPSESGQSIASYEMLVYALTNFATVDEAREGFRKIKVNRSPQKLFKGVVDLHLTLHDASGKSIVIEYIGGELQISDNPTSVLTNAPHFNWHLNNLGNYTKLSPKEPGSIKLGTTVLGPWSTGYGMTGLPGDMSSPSRFVRAFFMKQNAPTNLTTDKQVATAFHFLNNFDLPPGMIALGDGGFGGGGGGYEITYWSAVSDLKNKIFYLRTHGNPSIQTIEMSKIDMNAKEVVYFDFSTSWGLTRLN
- a CDS encoding ATPase with chaperone activity is translated as MSFERQIQIPASFLALYTPSGHARPTPPRQWLEDRHDLCEDLSQLLAEKVKDKVWQLGITESDALLRIERGLPSLNLEMNDAERQWVMIRVQEILGQ
- the garD gene encoding galactarate dehydratase, giving the protein MDQPNNGSQISPVIIQMHPADNVAVVANDGGLASGTKLSDGLVLQERIPQGHKVALANLAAGQPVRRYNVIIGYAKDDIAAGSWIHENRLRLPEPPSLDDLPIATATPACAPPLEGYTFEGFRNPDGSVGTRNILAISSTVQCVAGVIEFAVKRIKDKLLPNFPNVDDVISLEHTYGCGVAIDAPGSEVPIRTLRHLAQNPNFGGEVMLVSLGCEKLQPERLMPAGSIEIHREQLGTINDTRWGDLDVVCLQDKEHIGFDSMIEHIMLQAEQHLRRLNARKRETVPASELVVGMQCGGSDAFSGITANPVLGFASDLLVRAGATVMFSEVTEVRDGIAQLTSRATTPRVAQKLIEHMQWFDEYLARGGVDRSANTSPGNKRGGLSNIVEKAMGSISKSGTAPIAGVLGPGDRLNGQRGLIFNASPASDFICGTLQLAAGMNLHIFTTGRGTPYGLAQCPVIKVATRSDLARRWHDLMDVNAGLVADGQQTIESLGWELFHLILEVASGKQTWAEHWKLHNSLALFNPAPVT
- a CDS encoding FMN-binding negative transcriptional regulator is translated as MYLPKHFAAPSQEAIESLVRDYPLAQVVVADTDGQLICNPVPLLLRGCLQTGSCLVGHVARANPLWRHAGAALAIFTGPQVYITPNAYPGKAEHHRVVPTYNYATVQVRGQLVARDEPAIKHAVVNELTQFAEQDQPHPWSVSDAPEDYLDASLKAIVAIEIQIESVTAKFKLSQNRNAADRAGVQSYLAGVDTDGDAAAMLQIMQTLHHDKH
- a CDS encoding NAD(P)H-dependent flavin oxidoreductase yields the protein MDDSHLPPVLQNLSLPVIASPMFTISYPELVLAQCKAGIVGSFPALNARPAQVLDQWLTDMKAELAQFKADNPNKPVGPIAVNQIVHDSNVRLAQDVQTCVKHEVPILITSLRAPVPEIIDAVHAYGGIVLHDVINMRHAAKALDAGVDGLIVVAAGAGGHAGTQSPFALVGELRRHYQGPVILSGAISTGAAVLAAQAMGADLAYIGTRFIASTEANAVQDYKDAIVRASASDIIYTDLFTGVRGNYIRESIEKAGLDPDNLPTDKQDMNFSSGTSKPKSWKDIWGAGQGVGQVDDIVSVGEIVDRLKREYEAARARIA
- a CDS encoding methyltransferase domain-containing protein — protein: MTNSSHLERLAIEPRHVKQQFDRRGDLECAEFLYGEIAARMLDRLALIRLEPTVILDAGCGAGRRFAALRQRYPQATILGLDHNQRLLTLARQALKESIWQRFLGSMGRKPAIELINAELDRTQLAPESIDLIWSNLAMHWHPEPHHVLREWSRLLRPNGLAFFTVWGPATGKELREAITAAGLQTATLPLVDMHDLGDLMVEHGFADPVMDQETITLTYDHAGALLADAYALGGNPNPQRKASLASRVWREHLIDALESKRQANKLTLTLEIAYGHAWRNSIRRQGNETRISVQAIGRKSD